A window from Betta splendens chromosome 1, fBetSpl5.4, whole genome shotgun sequence encodes these proteins:
- the sp2 gene encoding transcription factor Sp2 isoform X1 has product MSEQQDSMATTVTVSPSEYLQPSTASTQDTQPSPLALLAATCSKIGPPAAQAPATSPPAQPQPRRLLPIKPAPIAPAPPKNLGFLSTKGNVIQLPAGLGSTAPGSPIVLTIQQSPARANTAAPANIQYQVVPQIQNTQTIQVMPQGGQIQLIPGTNQAIITTPMTMPAPVPATTPVTPQKTVAIKPCPKLQKLNNTATNVVQLPSGLTLPLNVATGEVGGTQIITETAAAPPTPGKGRRGRKKKVVLAPQPPPHPPPPPAQASSPSPEQMETILIETGDNIIQAGNNLLIVQSPGQPAVVQQVQLVQPKPDSQVVQIPQQALKVVQAASATLPPVPQRQPVPSNLQVTPTEPTPTQIFFKTNSGEWQSVLLQDSVSTATTPTTSVATTTTSPPTSTKKTQTGGRKERTLAKIAPAGGMIALNTSQLSSAAQAVQTISINGVQVQGVPVTITNAGGQQHLTVQTMQGGGLQLATTPGQPAIQMDHTLTLELPGQPTEKKRRMACTCPNCKDADKRPGEVGKRKHICHVPGCEKTFRKTSLLRAHVRLHTGERPFVCNWVFCGKRFTRSDELQRHARTHTGDKRFECNQCQKRFMRSDHLTKHYKTHINTKNL; this is encoded by the exons ATGAGCG AACAACAGGACAGTATGGCCACCACTGTTACTGTCAGTCCTAGCGAATACCTTCAGCCCTCCACTGCCTCTACACAA GACACACAGCCCTCCCCTTTGGCCCTCCTGGCTGCCACCTGTAGTAAAATtggacctcctgctgctcaggctCCTGCAACCTCTCCACCAGCGCAGCCACAGCCTCGCAGGCTCCTCCCCATAAAACCAGCTCCAATTGCCCCTGCTCCCCCTAAAAACCTGGGTTTTCTCTCAACTAAGGGCAATGTGATCCAGCTCCCTGCTGGCCTGGGCTCCACGGCCCCCGGCAGCCCCATAGTCCTCACCATTCAGCAGAGCCCAGCGCGCGCCAATACCGCTGCCCCCGCCAACATCCAGTACCAGGTGGTGCCACAGATTCAGAACACCCAGACCATCCAGGTGATGCCACAGGGAGGTCAGATCCAGCTCATTCCAGGCACCAACCAGGCCATCATTACAACTCCCATGACCATGCCAGCCCCTGTGCCTGCCACAACTCCTGTAACCCCACAGAAGACTGTAGCCATCAAACCTTGCCCTAAGCTACAGAAGCTAAACAACACAGCTACAAATGTGGTGCAGCTGCCCAGTGGCCTCACGCTACCACTCAATGTAGCGACAGGAGAGGTGGGTGGGACACAAATCATCACAGAGACAGCGGCTGCTCCTCCCACGCCTGGAAAGGGACGCCGGGGCAGAAAGAAGAAAGTGGTTCTGGCTCCTCAGCCTCCgccgcatcctcctcctcctcctgcacaggcctcctccccctccccagaGCAGATGGAGACCATACTGATAGAAACTGGTGACAACATCATACAG GCTGGCAACAACCTGCTGATTGTGCAGAGTCCTGGACAGCCAGCTGTGGtgcagcaggtccagctggTACAGCCCAAACCAGATTCCCAGGTGGTTCAGATCCCCCAGCAAGCCCTAAAGGTCGTACAAGCTGCCTCAGCCACGCTGCCACCCGTGCCTCAGAGACAGCCGGTCCCCTCAAACCTGCAAGTCACCCCAACGGAGCCCACGCCCACTCAG aTCTTTTTCAAAACAAATTCGGGTGAGTGGCAGTCGGTCCTGCTCCAAGACTCGGTATCCACAGCAACGACCCCCACCACATCGGTGGCTACGACCACCACATCGCCACCGACCAGCACCAAGAAGACGCAGACAGGCGGGCGGAAAGAGAGGACTCTGGCCAAAATCGCCCCAGCAGGTGGAATGATCGCACTGAACACGTCTCAGCTCTCCTCAGCTGCTCAGGCTGTGCAGACCATCAGCATCAACGGGGTCCAAGTTCAGGGAGTTCCTGTAACCATCACCAACGCAGGGG GCCAACAGCACCTCACGGTGCAAACGATGCAGGGTGGAGGGCTCCAGTTGGCCACAACTCCAGGCCAGCCAGCCATCCAAATGGACCACACCCTGACGCTTGAGCTGCCTGGACAACCAACGGAGAAGAAGCGGCGCATGGCCTGCACCTGCCCCAACTGCAAAGATGCAGACAAGAG acctGGAGAGGTGGGCAAGAGGAAGCACATCTGTCACGTCCCTGGCTGTGAGAAGACTTTCAGGAAAACGTCACTGCTCAGAGCTCACGTCCGGCTGCACACGGGCGAGAGGCCCTTTGTGTGCAACTGGGTTTTTTGTGGGAAACGTTTCACACGCAGCGATGAGCTGCAGCGGCACGCCAGGACGCACACAG GGGACAAGCGGTTTGAGTGCAACCAGTGTCAGAAACGCTTCATGAGGAGTGACCATCTGACAAAGCATTACAAGACTCACATAAACACCAAGAACCTGTGA
- the sp2 gene encoding transcription factor Sp2 isoform X2 → MATTVTVSPSEYLQPSTASTQDTQPSPLALLAATCSKIGPPAAQAPATSPPAQPQPRRLLPIKPAPIAPAPPKNLGFLSTKGNVIQLPAGLGSTAPGSPIVLTIQQSPARANTAAPANIQYQVVPQIQNTQTIQVMPQGGQIQLIPGTNQAIITTPMTMPAPVPATTPVTPQKTVAIKPCPKLQKLNNTATNVVQLPSGLTLPLNVATGEVGGTQIITETAAAPPTPGKGRRGRKKKVVLAPQPPPHPPPPPAQASSPSPEQMETILIETGDNIIQAGNNLLIVQSPGQPAVVQQVQLVQPKPDSQVVQIPQQALKVVQAASATLPPVPQRQPVPSNLQVTPTEPTPTQIFFKTNSGEWQSVLLQDSVSTATTPTTSVATTTTSPPTSTKKTQTGGRKERTLAKIAPAGGMIALNTSQLSSAAQAVQTISINGVQVQGVPVTITNAGGQQHLTVQTMQGGGLQLATTPGQPAIQMDHTLTLELPGQPTEKKRRMACTCPNCKDADKRPGEVGKRKHICHVPGCEKTFRKTSLLRAHVRLHTGERPFVCNWVFCGKRFTRSDELQRHARTHTGDKRFECNQCQKRFMRSDHLTKHYKTHINTKNL, encoded by the exons ATGGCCACCACTGTTACTGTCAGTCCTAGCGAATACCTTCAGCCCTCCACTGCCTCTACACAA GACACACAGCCCTCCCCTTTGGCCCTCCTGGCTGCCACCTGTAGTAAAATtggacctcctgctgctcaggctCCTGCAACCTCTCCACCAGCGCAGCCACAGCCTCGCAGGCTCCTCCCCATAAAACCAGCTCCAATTGCCCCTGCTCCCCCTAAAAACCTGGGTTTTCTCTCAACTAAGGGCAATGTGATCCAGCTCCCTGCTGGCCTGGGCTCCACGGCCCCCGGCAGCCCCATAGTCCTCACCATTCAGCAGAGCCCAGCGCGCGCCAATACCGCTGCCCCCGCCAACATCCAGTACCAGGTGGTGCCACAGATTCAGAACACCCAGACCATCCAGGTGATGCCACAGGGAGGTCAGATCCAGCTCATTCCAGGCACCAACCAGGCCATCATTACAACTCCCATGACCATGCCAGCCCCTGTGCCTGCCACAACTCCTGTAACCCCACAGAAGACTGTAGCCATCAAACCTTGCCCTAAGCTACAGAAGCTAAACAACACAGCTACAAATGTGGTGCAGCTGCCCAGTGGCCTCACGCTACCACTCAATGTAGCGACAGGAGAGGTGGGTGGGACACAAATCATCACAGAGACAGCGGCTGCTCCTCCCACGCCTGGAAAGGGACGCCGGGGCAGAAAGAAGAAAGTGGTTCTGGCTCCTCAGCCTCCgccgcatcctcctcctcctcctgcacaggcctcctccccctccccagaGCAGATGGAGACCATACTGATAGAAACTGGTGACAACATCATACAG GCTGGCAACAACCTGCTGATTGTGCAGAGTCCTGGACAGCCAGCTGTGGtgcagcaggtccagctggTACAGCCCAAACCAGATTCCCAGGTGGTTCAGATCCCCCAGCAAGCCCTAAAGGTCGTACAAGCTGCCTCAGCCACGCTGCCACCCGTGCCTCAGAGACAGCCGGTCCCCTCAAACCTGCAAGTCACCCCAACGGAGCCCACGCCCACTCAG aTCTTTTTCAAAACAAATTCGGGTGAGTGGCAGTCGGTCCTGCTCCAAGACTCGGTATCCACAGCAACGACCCCCACCACATCGGTGGCTACGACCACCACATCGCCACCGACCAGCACCAAGAAGACGCAGACAGGCGGGCGGAAAGAGAGGACTCTGGCCAAAATCGCCCCAGCAGGTGGAATGATCGCACTGAACACGTCTCAGCTCTCCTCAGCTGCTCAGGCTGTGCAGACCATCAGCATCAACGGGGTCCAAGTTCAGGGAGTTCCTGTAACCATCACCAACGCAGGGG GCCAACAGCACCTCACGGTGCAAACGATGCAGGGTGGAGGGCTCCAGTTGGCCACAACTCCAGGCCAGCCAGCCATCCAAATGGACCACACCCTGACGCTTGAGCTGCCTGGACAACCAACGGAGAAGAAGCGGCGCATGGCCTGCACCTGCCCCAACTGCAAAGATGCAGACAAGAG acctGGAGAGGTGGGCAAGAGGAAGCACATCTGTCACGTCCCTGGCTGTGAGAAGACTTTCAGGAAAACGTCACTGCTCAGAGCTCACGTCCGGCTGCACACGGGCGAGAGGCCCTTTGTGTGCAACTGGGTTTTTTGTGGGAAACGTTTCACACGCAGCGATGAGCTGCAGCGGCACGCCAGGACGCACACAG GGGACAAGCGGTTTGAGTGCAACCAGTGTCAGAAACGCTTCATGAGGAGTGACCATCTGACAAAGCATTACAAGACTCACATAAACACCAAGAACCTGTGA